The following are from one region of the Pseudomonadota bacterium genome:
- the aroE gene encoding shikimate dehydrogenase gives MSGPSQRDPRCDRYCVVGNPIGHSLSPRIHQAFAEQTGERIDYQALLAPLDRFRETALEFFTAGGRGMNVTLPFKEEAWAFASLRSASTETAGAANTLWRDGEGRYHGDNTDGIGFLRDYLGNHGGSLQAQRVLVLGAGGAVRGVLGPLMEQRPARLVVANRTLSKARALYERFSPLGEISIYEYGALAGQQFDAVINGTAASLGAELPPLPAGILAAGAWCYDLVYAPEPTRFMRWGLECGAARALDGLGMLVEQAAEAFSIWRRVRPATGPVIELLRRE, from the coding sequence ATGTCCGGCCCTTCCCAGCGTGATCCGCGCTGCGACCGCTACTGCGTGGTCGGTAACCCCATCGGGCATAGCCTCTCGCCACGGATCCACCAGGCGTTTGCGGAGCAAACAGGAGAACGGATCGACTACCAAGCGCTCCTTGCTCCGCTCGACCGGTTTCGCGAGACGGCGCTGGAATTCTTTACCGCCGGCGGACGCGGCATGAACGTCACGCTCCCGTTCAAGGAAGAGGCTTGGGCGTTCGCATCCCTGCGCTCCGCGTCGACCGAAACGGCTGGGGCGGCGAATACGCTGTGGCGCGATGGAGAAGGCCGTTACCACGGCGACAACACGGATGGCATCGGATTCCTGCGTGACTATCTTGGCAATCACGGGGGCAGTCTCCAGGCCCAACGAGTGTTAGTTTTGGGCGCAGGCGGAGCCGTGCGGGGTGTGTTAGGACCCCTCATGGAGCAAAGACCCGCCCGTCTCGTGGTTGCCAATCGAACGCTATCCAAGGCCCGCGCCTTATACGAAAGGTTCAGCCCGCTGGGCGAGATTTCAATCTATGAATACGGCGCCCTCGCCGGCCAGCAGTTCGATGCGGTAATCAACGGCACCGCGGCCAGCCTCGGCGCTGAGTTGCCTCCCTTGCCCGCGGGGATCCTGGCCGCGGGCGCCTGGTGCTATGACCTGGTCTACGCGCCGGAGCCGACGCGCTTTATGCGCTGGGGCCTCGAATGCGGGGCGGCGCGGGCGCTGGATGGCTTAGGGATGCTTGTCGAGCAAGCCGCCGAGGCCTTTTCCATTTGGCGCCGGGTAAGACCCGCCACGGGACCGGTCATCGAGCTGTTACGGAGGGAATGA
- a CDS encoding CDGSH iron-sulfur domain-containing protein: MTTPVCAQKAPYALDLNAGPYWWCACGRSKSQPFCDGSHKGSEFSPHQFTLSESQKVWLCGCKQTGSPPYCNGTHKKL, translated from the coding sequence ATGACGACGCCTGTCTGTGCTCAGAAAGCCCCCTACGCGCTCGATCTCAATGCGGGGCCCTATTGGTGGTGCGCGTGCGGCCGATCCAAGAGTCAACCCTTTTGCGACGGCTCGCATAAGGGCAGCGAATTTTCGCCGCATCAGTTTACCCTGAGCGAGAGCCAGAAAGTCTGGCTGTGCGGCTGCAAGCAGACCGGATCACCGCCCTATTGCAACGGTACCCACAAGAAACTCTGA
- a CDS encoding P-II family nitrogen regulator: MQLIIAVIKPFKLDDVRDALSRIGVQGMTVTEVKGFGRQKGHTELYRGAEYVVDFLPKIKIEVAASDDQVDRIVEAISGTARTGKIGDGKIFVVSLGEAVRIRTGESGADAL, encoded by the coding sequence GTGCAGCTTATCATCGCAGTCATTAAACCTTTCAAGCTCGACGACGTCCGTGATGCGTTATCGAGGATCGGCGTTCAGGGCATGACGGTGACCGAGGTCAAGGGATTCGGCCGGCAGAAAGGCCATACCGAGCTTTACCGGGGCGCCGAATACGTCGTGGACTTTCTACCCAAGATAAAGATCGAGGTGGCCGCGAGCGACGATCAGGTGGACCGAATCGTCGAGGCCATCAGCGGAACGGCCAGAACCGGCAAGATCGGTGACGGCAAAATCTTCGTCGTTAGTCTGGGCGAAGCGGTCCGCATCCGAACCGGTGAGTCGGGGGCGGACGCCTTGTAG